A region of the Nocardia asteroides genome:
GCCCGCGCCGGCCTTGCCGGTCGACCTCGACCTCGCCGTCGTCGGCCCGATGGCGCGCACCGCCCGCGACCTCGCGCTGCTGCTCGAGGTGATGGCCGGACCGGACCCGCTGACCCACGGCGTCGCCTACGACGTCGCACTGCCGCCCGCGCGCCACGAGCGGCTGTCGGACTTCCGTGTCCTGATCATCGAGGACCATCCGCTCATTCCGACCGGATCGGCGGTGCGGGCGGGCGTGAACCGGGTCGCCGAGGCGCTCGTCGACGAGGGCGCCCGCGTCGAACGGCGCAGTCCGCTGCTGCCCGATCCGACCGAAGCGGCGACGCTCTACATGCTGCTGATGCTGTCGAACGCCGCCGCAGGTATTTCCCTCGACGCGTACGAACAGCTGCAGACCCACGCCGCCGCCCTGAGCGCGGACGGCCGGAGTCTCGATGCGGCGCGGCTGCGCGGCATGGTGCTGAGCCACCGCGACTGGGTCGAGGCGAGCAACCGTCGCGAACTCCACCGCCACGGCTGGCGGCAGCTCTTCGCCGAGTTCGATGCCGTGGTGTGCCCCATCACGCCCACTCCCGCCTTCCCGCACGACCACAACGGAGGTCTGGAGAACCGGCACATCGACATCGACGGCGTCGAGTGCCCGTACTTCGACCAGCTCGTCTGGGCCGGTGTGGCCACCATGCCCGGCCTGCCTGCCACCGCCATACCCGCGGGCCGGTCGCCTGAGGGGCTGCCGGTGGGAGTGCAGCTCATCGGTCCGATGTTCGAGGACCGCACCCCGCTGCGGCTGGCCGAACTGCTCGAGCAGAAGATCGGCGGCTTCCAGGCGCCGAAGTAGGGCGCACTCCCGGGGTGTCGACCCGATGGACCTTCGGCGCCGTGCGGTGGTGCGAGCCGGACTTGCACTGCCGCACGCGGCTGCTTAAGCTCGGTGCCGCGACCTCGCTCGCCGTAAGCGTTTCACGTCAACCAACGCACCGGCCCGCCACCAGGCGGCGTCGTTGACTGACGAGATGTTTACGGAGCGACCGATGAATTCCGCGAATCCCCAGTCCCGCACCGGCTTCGGCAAGCTGCCCGCCCGCTACACCTCGGTGATCATGCCGATGCTGTTGTCGATCCTGATGACCTGCATCGTCTCGTTGATCAGCACCCTGATGAGCGACGGCCTCGCGATCGGGGTCTGGTTGCGTTCCTGGGCCGTATCCTGGCCCATCGCCTTCCCGACGCTGCTGCTGGTATTGCCTGCGGTGCGGCGTATCACCGCTGCACTGGTGCAAGCACCGTAGGCACCATGGACGGCCGGCCCATCACACCGTCCGATCGCGTCCCCTCGTCCGCGCGAAGTAGCGTCGCTGCCACGCCCGAGTGTACGAACAGAGCCAGATGGGCCGGGTCGTTGGTGGCCCGGTAGTCGGTGTCGACAAAGCACCCGGCGCCGCCGCTGCACCATCACCAGTTCCTCCCGGCGGCATCGGTGCGGCGAAATGCCACACCGACAGCAGATTCCCCTTTCCGCGAGACATCGTGCCGTCACCGAGACCCGGCCGCCACCGGAAGTGCACCAGGTCCGTTCATCCGGCGCTCCCACAGACCGTAGGGTTGGCGACGGTGACCCTTCCCAGCGACAGCAGGCAGGAGTATTTATGCCGTCGAACAGTGGCACCCGTCGTCCGACACAGGAGCGCGCGAAGGCGACCCGGGAGCACATCCTCGACAGTGCCGCACGCCTGTTCGGAGAACACGGGATCGCCAACACCTCGGCCAACCGGATCGCCGCCGAGGCCGGAGTGAGTGTCGGCACTGTCTACCGTTACTTCACCGACCGCACGGTCATGGTGGACAAGCTGATCGAGCGGCTGCTGGAAAATGCCGAACAGCGCTTCACCCAGCGTGTGTTCGGCCTCGCCGGACAATCCACCGCGGAGCTGGTGGCGTCCATTCTGGAGGTCATCACCGACGAGTTGGTGGCCAACGCCCAGTTGATACGCGCGCTCTCGGGCGGGGTCTCGTTCTATGACACCGGCATCCCCGAACTCGAACTCCGTCTACGTCTTTTCGCCAAAGTGCTGGTCATCCAGCTGCTCGGCCCAGGCGACGACCACAAATACGACATCATGAGCATCGTGTTGATCAACACCGGGATCGCGGCAGCGCTCCGCGCGTCGGTACTGGAGATCGACGACCAGCAACGTAGACGGGCCCTCACCATCACCGCGCGTGCGGTCGCTGCGTGGATCGAATCCGAACGCACGAGAGACTCGGCATGACGCAGGTCGAACGCGCAACGATTGGCCCACCGTCAAGCCGCACAACATCGAGCCTCCCGGGCCGGCAGACAGGAGCGGGTAGGTGACCCCGCAGAAGAAGGCGACTCGTCGTCCGACACAGGAACGCGCGAAGGCGACCAGGGAGCACATCCTTGATACTGCCGCACGCCTGTTCGGGGAACGCGGGATCGCCAATACCTCGACCAACCGGATCGCTGCCGAGGCCGGGGTGAGCGTCAATACTGTCTACCGACACTTCACCGACCGTGGGGTCATGGTGGACGAACTGCTGGAAAGGCTGCTGGAAAGTATCGAACAGCACCTTATTCGCAGCGTGTCCGATTCCGCCGGCAGAACCGTTCTGGAACTGGCCATCACCATCCTCGAGGCCATCACCGACGAACTGGTGGCCAATGCTTCACTGGTGCGGGCGTTGGCGGGAGGGCTGGCCTACTACAACAGCGGCCTCCCAGGA
Encoded here:
- a CDS encoding amidase, whose protein sequence is MERNFQSAEELAAALRVGAVTSVELTDEAIARIERDDKMINAICVPDFDHARAAARDADQARASGEDRPLLGIPVTVKESYDIAGLPTTWGMPAQRDYVPAEDAVQVSRLKAAGAVLLGKTNVPLMLRDIQSFNEIYGTTNNPWDHGRTSGGSSGGSAAALAAGFGALSIGSDLAGSLRTPAHFCGVYAHKPTLGLAATRGMVAPPAPALPVDLDLAVVGPMARTARDLALLLEVMAGPDPLTHGVAYDVALPPARHERLSDFRVLIIEDHPLIPTGSAVRAGVNRVAEALVDEGARVERRSPLLPDPTEAATLYMLLMLSNAAAGISLDAYEQLQTHAAALSADGRSLDAARLRGMVLSHRDWVEASNRRELHRHGWRQLFAEFDAVVCPITPTPAFPHDHNGGLENRHIDIDGVECPYFDQLVWAGVATMPGLPATAIPAGRSPEGLPVGVQLIGPMFEDRTPLRLAELLEQKIGGFQAPK
- a CDS encoding DUF2798 domain-containing protein, with the translated sequence MNSANPQSRTGFGKLPARYTSVIMPMLLSILMTCIVSLISTLMSDGLAIGVWLRSWAVSWPIAFPTLLLVLPAVRRITAALVQAP
- a CDS encoding TetR/AcrR family transcriptional regulator, producing MPSNSGTRRPTQERAKATREHILDSAARLFGEHGIANTSANRIAAEAGVSVGTVYRYFTDRTVMVDKLIERLLENAEQRFTQRVFGLAGQSTAELVASILEVITDELVANAQLIRALSGGVSFYDTGIPELELRLRLFAKVLVIQLLGPGDDHKYDIMSIVLINTGIAAALRASVLEIDDQQRRRALTITARAVAAWIESERTRDSA
- a CDS encoding TetR/AcrR family transcriptional regulator, translating into MTPQKKATRRPTQERAKATREHILDTAARLFGERGIANTSTNRIAAEAGVSVNTVYRHFTDRGVMVDELLERLLESIEQHLIRSVSDSAGRTVLELAITILEAITDELVANASLVRALAGGLAYYNSGLPGFEPRLRALLKVLLIQVLGPGNGNAHDAIAFVLINVGFAAAVRAALLDADTGERQEVIVMTARLIAAGAEAEIEASTSSG